The Helianthus annuus cultivar XRQ/B chromosome 16, HanXRQr2.0-SUNRISE, whole genome shotgun sequence genome includes a window with the following:
- the LOC110915657 gene encoding uncharacterized protein LOC110915657 — protein sequence MASPTTTVLFSLIVAISAISATARPCKTIFFITSTYLPTNPQFQNPNPNSPRLTFFITEIHQFHRTRSSFSSHHDVVSSKPYFPPSNSSIRDRTMDIMSIVGALLFGVGCGALTAGTMYLIWALFSNRCLDIDSDDSDCEVEDDVSPSKNGYVAVPTVGKEVPPSADEVDAMK from the coding sequence ATGGCTTcccccaccaccaccgtcctcTTCTCCCTCATCGTCGCCATCTCCGCCATCTCCGCCACCGCCAGACCCTGTAAAACCATCTTCTTCATCACCTCCACCTACCTCCCTACTAACCCCCAATtccaaaaccctaaccctaactcCCCCCGCCTAACCTTCTTCATCACCGAAATCCACCAATTCCACCGCACCAGATCATCCTTCTCCTCCCACCACGATGTCGTTTCTTCCAAACCCTACTTCCCCCCATCCAATTCCTCTATTCGTGACCGTACCATGGATATTATGAGCATCGTTGGTGCTCTACTCTTTGGTGTAGGCTGTGGTGCGCTTACTGCCGGAACTATGTACTTGATCTGGGCTTTGTTCTCTAACCGCTGTTTGGATAttgattctgatgattctgatTGTGAGGTTGAAGATGACGTCAGCCCTAGCAAGAACGGTTATGTTGCGGTTCCGACGGTTGGTAAAGAAGTCCCTCCGTCTGCTGATGAAGTTGATGCCATGAAATAA